The genomic region TATTCTCTATTATTTTGGATCAAACGGTCCTTCGTTTCAGTAAAAAGACGGTTTCAGCCGTTTCAATAAGAAGAGGGTTTCAACCGTTTCAGTGGTTCAAACGGGTTAAACGGCTGGAACCGTCTCTTAAATAAACTTAAGCTTTAATTATATCATTAATCGTAAGGATTGAATGAAAGGGATACCCTCTCCTTTCGATATTTTCCCTTCCCCCCTCTTCACACCTGTCAAGCAATGCTATTACCCCGAGTATCTCGAGGCCGAATCCCTCAGCCGCATCGATTGCCTTTATTGTCGATCCCCCGGTTGTTACAACATCCTCGAGGACCACCACGGGGTCGCCGCTCCTGAGATTGCCTTCAACCTGCCTGCCCATACCGTGTCCCTTGGGCTCCTTTCTGATTACAAAGGCATCTATAGGGTTTTTCGTATCAAAGGAATGTCTCGCCACTGCCATTGCTATGGGATCTGCCCCGAGGGTCAGTCCTCCGACGGCCCTGGGCCTGAGGCCCCTCTCCTGTATCTCCTCATATACGAGTCTTCCCGTGATATAGAGGCCCTCGGGGGTATAGTTTACCTGTTTGAGGTTGAAGTAATATCTGCTTACATTCCCGGAGGAAAGTCTGAATGAAGGCTCCTCACTGTACTTGAAGGCCCTTTCCCTAACAAGTTCAATAAGACGGTCCCAGAGGTTCATTTTATTTCGTGATTGCCGGGTTCGATGATTTCATGTTTAATTGTCTCCTGAAGACCCCGTTTGAGGTCATATTCCGGTGACCATCCGAGTACTGCTGCCGCCTTGCTGATATCGAGGGCGCTTCTCCGCAGGTCCCCCGGTCTTGCAGTTCCCCTGAGGGGGGAATCGAATTTCCTGTCATCGGCGAGGCCGTGGCTTCTCATGATTTCCAGTATTTCGCGGTAGAGTGCCCCTGTGGTCGTCTCCAGGGAGGTGCCGATGTTTATTGTTTCTCCCTGCCCACTTGAAAGTGCAAGGATATTGGCCTTTGCCGCGTCACCCACATAACAGTAATCCCTTGTCATGCCGTCGGGGGCTTCAGGGTAGTTATAGATTTTGGGGACAACTGAATCACGGAGCTGTTTCATGAAGATGGCTACAACTCCCGCCTCACCATGGGGGACCTGTCTGGGCCCGTAAATATTGGCATACCGTAACACCGTGTAATCGAGATCATAATGATTCCTGTAGAACTTCAGGTAGTATTCGGAAGAGAGTTTGGTTATGGCATACGGTGAAAGGGGTTCCGGTGCTTCTGTTTCAGGTGTCGGTATATTGTCCTTCTCACCATACACCGCCCCTCCGGTCGATATGAAGATAAACTTCTTCACCCCGAAACGAACAGAGTTCTCCAGGAGGTTCAGCAGGCCCATTATGTTGGTATCTGCATCAAAGAAGGGGTCCTCGACGGAAGCAGGGACGGACATCTGGGCGGCATGATGGTTTACAATGTCCGGCCTTTCAATGGCAAATACCTTCTCGACCTCCTCAGATCGTACATCAAGGAGGTAGAACCTTGCAGCGTGATTGATGTTTTCAGTCCGTCCGGTAAAAAGGTTGTCAATGATTACAACCTCATGTCCCGCCTCAATATAGCCATCAACTACGTTGGATCCAATAAAGCCCGCACCACCGGTAAGAAGGATTTTCATGATGACTCCGGATATTTAGGATTTCTCAAGTGATAATGATAACATATATCGTCATTCAAAGTGCTATAATTACCCCTGTTACGGGATCAACGGTTCAGTTTGCCCTGCCCGGGGTCCATGCAGAGAGAAACAGGACGATACTGCTCTATGTGATGGCAGGTATGATCGTGGGACTTCTACCCAGGCTGCTGTGAAAGCAGCGGGTCAGGTAGTCCGGCTTCCTGAAAGCCCTTGTTCCTGTAACGGCAACTGTCACAGACAAGGCAGGGCCTGCCTTCGGGGGTCGGGTCATAGCAGCTCCAGGTGAGTCCGTAATCAAGCCCCAGTTCCCTGCCCTTACGGATGATCTCACCCTTTGTGAGGTAAAGCAGAGGCGCCCTGATCCTGAACCCGAGCTCTCCTTCCACAGAGGCCCTTGTCGCAAGATTTGCCATCTCTTCAAAGGCCCTCAGGTATTCCGGCCTGCAGTCCGGATATCCGCTGTAATCAACGGAGTTTGCTCCAATAAAGATATCCGAAGCCCCAAGCACCTCGGCCCAGCCGAGGGCGAAGGATAAGAAGATCGTATTTCTGGCAGGTACATAGGTTACGGGGATAGCCCCCGGGGATTTCTCCCTCGGTACGGATATGTCCGGGCTGGTAAGGGCAGAGCCTCCAATCTCCCGCAGATCAAAACTGATAACGAGGTGTTTATCCGCTCCGGTGGATTCAGCCACCCTCCCGGCTGATTCAAGTTCCCTTCCGTGCCTCTGTGAGTAATCGAATGTCAGGGCGTAACACTGAAAGCCCTCGGATAAGGCTATTGCAAGGGTTGTGGAGGAGTCTATGCCGCCACTGAGAAGTATAACGGCCTTTTTTTTACCTGTTTCCGTCAAAATATATCATCCCCCGTATCAGGCTTTTTATCAGGTCCGGCGCTGAATAACCTGAATCCACTTTCCGTTGGTTCATAGAAAAACCGATTGTTCCAGGGGTCTTTTATCGTCCCTGCCGGCAAGGTCTCAGGATAGCGTCCCTTCAACATCCGGTACTCTTCGATGGATTCCCTCACATGTTCGATTTTACTTGTTGCAGAGAGCCGTTTAAAAAGAGCAAACTCCCTCCACAGTAACGGGACCGTTGAGACTGCAAAGGCAAGCAGGAGCAGAACAGGTATAAGATATATCAATATTCCGGGAACAAGGGTGCTCTTTTGTGCAACCGCCTCCTTTATCTCCTCGCCACGTTCAACCGGTTCTATCAACCCATTCTCAAGGAATGAAACCAGGCTTTTTGAGATAGCCAGGTCATCACCCGCCGAGAGTTCTACAACGGTACTGACGTCATTTTCTCCATCAATGTATAACAAAGTCTCCTTTTCCTGTTCCGTCAGGTCCTCCTCAAGGGGTTTATCCGTCCTTTGGAAGACAGTATCCAGTGTCAGTATCCCGTCAACGACAGACCACTCATCAACTATCCTCAGCCCCTCCATCAGGATATGCTGGGTGTCAAGGGATATGCCGAGATCCTTATCTATCGGTACCCCCTGGGGTTCAAACTCATAGGTCCCCTCTTTCCAGGAGAAAATATGGACGACCTGGTCTATAATCTGCCTCGTTATGATCTCTGTCAGGTCCTCCCTTGTGACAAGACCCTTTTTGATTATCAGAGAGCCAAGTCTTGTAACGGAACTCTTCTGTTCCTCGAGGAGTCCATTCAGGTCGTCTTCCGACAGCAGGCCCTTTTTAACCAGGATTCTCCCAAGCCTGCCGTCCTCGGGCCTCTTTGAAGACTTGGTGGCCACCACA from bacterium BMS3Abin08 harbors:
- the pyrE gene encoding orotate phosphoribosyltransferase, whose translation is MNLWDRLIELVRERAFKYSEEPSFRLSSGNVSRYYFNLKQVNYTPEGLYITGRLVYEEIQERGLRPRAVGGLTLGADPIAMAVARHSFDTKNPIDAFVIRKEPKGHGMGRQVEGNLRSGDPVVVLEDVVTTGGSTIKAIDAAEGFGLEILGVIALLDRCEEGGRENIERRGYPFHSILTINDIIKA
- a CDS encoding UDP-glucose 4-epimerase, which translates into the protein MKILLTGGAGFIGSNVVDGYIEAGHEVVIIDNLFTGRTENINHAARFYLLDVRSEEVEKVFAIERPDIVNHHAAQMSVPASVEDPFFDADTNIMGLLNLLENSVRFGVKKFIFISTGGAVYGEKDNIPTPETEAPEPLSPYAITKLSSEYYLKFYRNHYDLDYTVLRYANIYGPRQVPHGEAGVVAIFMKQLRDSVVPKIYNYPEAPDGMTRDYCYVGDAAKANILALSSGQGETINIGTSLETTTGALYREILEIMRSHGLADDRKFDSPLRGTARPGDLRRSALDISKAAAVLGWSPEYDLKRGLQETIKHEIIEPGNHEIK
- the queC gene encoding 7-cyano-7-deazaguanine synthase, translated to MTETGKKKAVILLSGGIDSSTTLAIALSEGFQCYALTFDYSQRHGRELESAGRVAESTGADKHLVISFDLREIGGSALTSPDISVPREKSPGAIPVTYVPARNTIFLSFALGWAEVLGASDIFIGANSVDYSGYPDCRPEYLRAFEEMANLATRASVEGELGFRIRAPLLYLTKGEIIRKGRELGLDYGLTWSCYDPTPEGRPCLVCDSCRYRNKGFQEAGLPDPLLSQQPG
- a CDS encoding bacterial type II secretion system protein G, with translation MALEGSIREFGLADILQLLYYQKKTGVLYVEGTLDRVKVYFNEGNVVATKSSKRPEDGRLGRILVKKGLLSEDDLNGLLEEQKSSVTRLGSLIIKKGLVTREDLTEIITRQIIDQVVHIFSWKEGTYEFEPQGVPIDKDLGISLDTQHILMEGLRIVDEWSVVDGILTLDTVFQRTDKPLEEDLTEQEKETLLYIDGENDVSTVVELSAGDDLAISKSLVSFLENGLIEPVERGEEIKEAVAQKSTLVPGILIYLIPVLLLLAFAVSTVPLLWREFALFKRLSATSKIEHVRESIEEYRMLKGRYPETLPAGTIKDPWNNRFFYEPTESGFRLFSAGPDKKPDTGDDIF